Genomic DNA from Streptomyces sp. GS7:
CCATGGCCAGCACTGAGACCACCAGCCAGTCCGCCGCCGGAGCACCCGGAGACGACTCCGCCGGTCCATCGGCCGGCGCGCCCACCGACCGCACCACGGACGGCGCCACCGGCGCGCCGCCCGATTCCGCCGCGCACACACCGGCCACGGCGCCCCCCGCGGCACCAGCCGACGCGTCCACCACCGACGCACCCGACCCCCAAACCGGTTCCGCCGCCGGCGACCTCGCCGGTCTGGAGGCCGGGCTCGACGCCCTGGACTCCGCGGTCGTCTCACGCCAACCGTGGCTGCGCACCGCCGTCTCAAAAGCGTTCCCTCCCCTCGTCGCCGTGCTGATCGTGCTCGCGCTGTGGCAACTCGCCTACCACTTCCAGCTCAAACCGCACTACCTCCTCCCAAGCCCGCTCGACGTCTACCGCTCACTGCAGCAGAAGTGGCTCGAAGGCACCCTGCTCAACTTCGTGTGGACCAGCGTCTCCCGCGGCGCCCTCGGCTTCGTCGCCTCGGTCGCCATCGGAACGCCGCTCGGGCTGATCGTCGCCCGGGTCAAGCCCGTACGCGCCGCGATCGGACCGATCCTGAGCGGCCTGCAGTCCCTCCCGTCAGTGGCCTGGGTCCCAGCCGCGATCATCTGGTTCGGACTGAGCGACGCCACCATCTACGCGGTGGTGCTGCTCGGCGCCGTCCCCTCCATCGCCAACGGCCTGGTGTCCGGAGTCGACCAGATCCCCCCTCTCTACCTGCGCGCCGGCCGCACCATCGGCGCGACGGGCCTCACCGGCGTCCGTCATGTGCTGCTGCCGGCCGCGCTGCCCGGCTACCTCGCCGGCCTGAAGCAAGGATGGGCGTTCTCCTGGCGCTCCCTGATGGCCGCCGAACTCATCGTCAACGCCCCCGACCTGGGCACCGGCCTGGGCCAACTCCTCGAACAGGGCCGCGAACTCCAGGACATGTCCTGGGTACTGGCCGCGATCCTGCTGATCCTCATCGTCGGCATCGGCATCGAACTGCTCATCTTCGCCCCGATCGAGCGCCGGGTGCTGCGCAGCCGCGGACTCCTCGTCAAGAGCTGACACCATGAACCAGCGCCCCACTCTCCTCGTCATCGCCCACGGCAGCCGCGACCCGCGGCACGCCGCGACCGTCACCGCGCTCCGCGCGCGGGTCCGGAAGCTGCGCCCGGGACTGCGCGTCGAGGTCGGCTACCTCGACTTCAACGCGCCCCGGGTGCCCCGTGTGCTGGAGCGCCTCTCGGCCGAGGGAGTACGGAACGTGGTGGCGCTGCCGCTCCTCCTCACCCGCGCCTTTCACGCGAAGTCCGACATCCCCGCGGTACTGCGCGAAGCCACCGCACGACTGCCCCGGCTCACCGTCCACCAGGCCGATGTCCTCGGCCCCTCACCCCTCCTGACCGGCGCCCTGGAACGCCGACTGGAAGAAGCCGGGCTGCGGCCCGGCGACCACCGCACGACCGGGATCGTCCTGGCCTCGGCGGGCTCCTCAGACCCGGAGGCGATCGCAGCGATCGCTCAAACCGCGCGGGAGTGGCAGCGCACCGCCCAATGGTGCGCCGTGCGACCTGCGTTCGCCTCCGCATCCCTTCCCCGCACGGCCGACGCCGTACGAGCCCTACGAGCCGAAGGCATCCAGCGAGTGGCCGTCGCCCCGTACGTCATCGCACCCGGCTTCCTCCCGGACCGCATCGCCGCCGGCGCCCGCGAAGCCCGCGCCGACATCCTCGCCCCAGTCCTCGGCCCCGCCCCCGAACTGGCCCGGCTGCTCCTGCACCGCTACGACCAAGCCGTCCGCGCGGGCGCCCGGGGCGACCTGACGGCGCTCGCGGCCTGACCGGCGACCGGCCTGACCAGCCCGGCCGGCACGGCCTCGGTGGCCCGACCCGTCCGGACCGGGCCACCCACAGCCCCACCGGCATAGCGCTAGCTACGTGGCCCTGAAGAAGTCTGGATCGGTGTTGGGTTGACCTCTGGGGAGAGCTGTTGAGGGCTGCCCCTTGACCGCGACAGTGGAGGCGGGTCGTTGTAGCCGGGGGTGGGGCGATGTTACGTGTCCCGGGAGTTCAAGACCCGTGGTGAGAGGTGCTGCCGGAGCAAGCGCGGCAGCTGCCTGCCGAGTTGGCCAGGATCGATGCATATCTGGACGACGAGCGGTTCATTGCCCGGTGGCGCGGGATATTCGCCGAGCGGCTGGTGCGGCCGTCGATCCCGCTTGAGACGCTGCTGCGGCTGCTGTATCTCAAACACCGCTACCAGCTCGGGTACGAGACGCTGTGCCGGGAGGTCGCCGACTCGTTGAGCTGGCCGCGGTTTTGCGGGATCCCGCTGACGTCCCCGGTGCCGCACCCGACCACACGCCGCGCCCCCTCCCCCTCAAGCGCCACGAGCCCACTCCCCGAGCTGGGTGAGCATCGCCTTCGTCAGCGAGTACGGGCTCGTGCCCAGGTCCGGCCTGGCCAGTACCGCACGCTCCAACTCCTCGGCATCGATGGCCGCGAGGAACTCGGCAGCCGTTGGCTCTACGACAACCGGGCTGGCGATAGCCACTCGGGCGAGCCCCTCGAACTCAACGGCGTCGCCGTTCTCCACGTGCAGAACGACGTGCGGAGGCTCGCCCTCCTGGTGGCTGATCGTGTAACCGCTCAGGCTCCCGGGATCCAACCGTTTCCCTTCGATCTCGATGGCTGCCCGCGGGCCCCGAGCGGTGATGCGCACACCGTGTGCCTTCTCGTCGTGGTGATCCATTCAGCCAACGGTAAGAGGGCTGTCGGACAGCGCGAGGCACTCCGCACTGCGGCGGTTCGACACAGAGCGCAGGCTCGTCACGTCAGCGTTCCCACTGGCACTTTCCTGGCGACCAGGCGCCGGGACATCGGCCAAACAGGGCCCACGGTTTATGCAACTTGTGTGGCACCCTCGTGACACTTCGCATGGACCGAGTTCGCGATACACGAGGCGCACCTCGCGCGCGTAGTCGCTGCCGTAGACCAGTGTCCCTGTTACCGGTTGGCACGGTGTCCGGCTGCCAGATAGCGGGGCGCAGCCGGGTCACTCGCCTTGCAGGCTGCCCAGGTAGCGGGTGCGTTGGCGGCCGATCAGCAGCAGGCCGATGATCGGCCCGAGCGCGGCGGTCGCCAGGCAGGTGCCCAGGGCCGTGCTGTTCCCGTAGCCGATGCCTGCCGCGATGAGGCAGACGGACAGGAAAGCGAATCCGAAGGCGATGACGCCCGGCTTGTGGATGTGTGGCTGCCACAGGATGTACGGGCCCACCGCGCGGGCCGGTTTCGGGCTGGGGAGCGGATGGGTGACGGGTTCGCCAAGAGGTGCGCCCGCATTCGCGTCAGGGGGCGGTCCGTCGGGTGTCGCGCCCAGTGCGTACCGGCCGTCATCGAGGACGAGCACGGCGGGTTCCGTCCATCCCAACTGTCCGTTGGGCCGCGGCGTCCAGTACAGCCAGCCCTGGAGGCCATCCAGCGCCTCGGCGAGCGGTACGGGGTCGAGACAGCGGTCGAGGAACAGATCCCGGCTTCCGCCGTCTGGCGAGGTCAGGCGCAGCGAGGGGGAAAGCTGACGGCGGCGGGTGGGTTTGCCGGTGCGCCCGGGGTAGGGGAAGTGGAAGCCCGCGGCGGGGCCGGCGATACGTACCCGCAGCATGTGGGAGCGTCCTGCGGCGAGGTCGGCGTTGAGGTGGCGTAGGGAGGTGCCCTCCCGCAGGTCGAGCGCGGCGAGTGCCGCGGTGAAGCAGCCCCACAGTGCCAGAAGCACGGCCTCGTACGCGGAGACGCGGCCGTTGAGGAGCGAATGCAGCTCGTCGTGGCTCGGGCTCAGAATGGCGCCGGGCGTCGCGCCAGTGGAGGAGTGCAGAGCCCAGACCCTGTCGCCTTTCTTGAGTGGGTGGCTAGTGGTGACGCTCTCCGTCGTCAGGTGTGTGCCCCGCCGCCCGTCCGGAAGGGCCACGGAGACCGTGGAGGTGTACTCGGTGAAGTTCCGCGACTGGTTGTGGCTGGTGGAATGGATCTCCTGGACGGTGACGCAGGACAGGACCGGTCCACCGTGGACAATCGCAGCCAGTTCGGGGGTGGTTGCTGCCGCCGAAGTCATCAGCAGGAGCAGCGGCATGGCCAGGATCGTGAGCGCGAGGGCGACCAGGCCACCGCGCCGTCCCGGCCACCACCGCGCGTGCCCGGCCCGTTTCTCCGGACGGGCCCCGGTCGGCCGCCGCGCCACGCGCCACCACGCCACGGTGGCCCCGCCGGAGACCGCCAAGCAGGCCAGCAGGTCCCAGCGCGGATAGGGCGCCACCTTCCGCACCAGCAGACACACCACAAACGCGGCGACGCCCGCCCAGGACACTGCCGAGGCGGACGACGCCACGCGACCCCGTTCCTTCACCCGAAAACGTCCCTCACGCTCTTCTTGCCCGGGTCGCCTGGCGCGACGTTCTTCTCTGATTCTTCCTTGGCGCCGGTCATCGCATCTTTGAGTGGCTGGCCGGCCACCCCACCGGCGCCGTAGATGCCGCCGTTGATGATGCCGTCGACCGGGAAGTGCGGCCCCTCGCGGCCGGGCGGGAGATGGGTGTTGGCGCCGTGTACGGCGGCGCCACCGGCGCCTCCTGTGATGCCGTTGATGATGATGTCCGCGGCGAACTCG
This window encodes:
- a CDS encoding ABC transporter permease, with translation MASTETTSQSAAGAPGDDSAGPSAGAPTDRTTDGATGAPPDSAAHTPATAPPAAPADASTTDAPDPQTGSAAGDLAGLEAGLDALDSAVVSRQPWLRTAVSKAFPPLVAVLIVLALWQLAYHFQLKPHYLLPSPLDVYRSLQQKWLEGTLLNFVWTSVSRGALGFVASVAIGTPLGLIVARVKPVRAAIGPILSGLQSLPSVAWVPAAIIWFGLSDATIYAVVLLGAVPSIANGLVSGVDQIPPLYLRAGRTIGATGLTGVRHVLLPAALPGYLAGLKQGWAFSWRSLMAAELIVNAPDLGTGLGQLLEQGRELQDMSWVLAAILLILIVGIGIELLIFAPIERRVLRSRGLLVKS
- a CDS encoding sirohydrochlorin chelatase, with amino-acid sequence MNQRPTLLVIAHGSRDPRHAATVTALRARVRKLRPGLRVEVGYLDFNAPRVPRVLERLSAEGVRNVVALPLLLTRAFHAKSDIPAVLREATARLPRLTVHQADVLGPSPLLTGALERRLEEAGLRPGDHRTTGIVLASAGSSDPEAIAAIAQTAREWQRTAQWCAVRPAFASASLPRTADAVRALRAEGIQRVAVAPYVIAPGFLPDRIAAGAREARADILAPVLGPAPELARLLLHRYDQAVRAGARGDLTALAA